One region of Pseudomonas sp. B21-040 genomic DNA includes:
- a CDS encoding HAD family hydrolase, protein MTVLAAIFDAFGTLVKIGEGTHPYRKILKLGIEQGRRPQSTDAESLLTLPLDLREAAGFFGIHVDPQVMAEIECDLAAELAEIQAFPDGLSAVQMLQDAGVKVVVCSNLAKPYAAAIERLYPGLDGYSYSFDVGAVKPSFEIYRHAVQLVSVSPADAWMIGDSERCDCEGPTAFGMHGLWLDRQGNSTYTSLHQFTKAILSTRY, encoded by the coding sequence ATGACTGTTTTGGCGGCTATTTTCGACGCTTTTGGCACGTTGGTGAAAATCGGCGAAGGCACTCACCCTTACCGAAAAATTCTTAAACTCGGGATTGAGCAAGGACGTCGCCCACAATCCACTGATGCAGAAAGCCTGCTCACCCTGCCATTGGACCTGCGCGAGGCGGCCGGTTTTTTTGGCATTCACGTCGATCCACAGGTGATGGCCGAAATCGAATGCGATCTCGCCGCCGAGCTCGCCGAAATCCAAGCTTTTCCGGACGGCCTATCTGCCGTTCAAATGCTGCAGGACGCCGGCGTAAAAGTGGTGGTGTGTTCAAATTTGGCAAAACCATATGCTGCGGCTATCGAACGTCTATATCCCGGACTGGACGGCTATAGCTACAGTTTTGACGTGGGTGCAGTCAAACCCTCGTTCGAGATCTACCGGCATGCCGTGCAACTGGTGTCGGTTTCGCCCGCTGATGCCTGGATGATTGGCGATTCAGAGCGCTGCGATTGTGAAGGACCTACTGCATTCGGTATGCACGGGTTGTGGCTCGACCGGCAAGGCAATAGTACGTACACATCACTCCATCAGTTTACCAAAGCCATTCTAAGCACCCGGTATTAA
- a CDS encoding tetratricopeptide repeat protein, protein MRHARSLFFAFFLLQPVSDTFASLDPIATQRIVEQSIAAAQQAASQYRKAAEHGDAAAEFNLGACYASGLGVSQDAQQAVYWYRKAAEQGYSAAQNNLGASYASGQGVAQDYQQAVYWYRKAAEQGEVTAQTSLGVRYAAGQGVEKDYQQAVYWYRKAAEQGHAAAQNNLGVRYATGQGVAQDYQQAISWYRKAAEQGYATAQDNLGVRYAYGGGVTKDYEQAVFWYRKAAEQGDAAAQDHLGVRYAYGGGVEKDYQQAVFWFRKAAEQGNAAAQGDLGVRYETGQGVVQDYEQAVFWYRKAAEQGHAAAQNNLGACYGTGQGVAQDSQQAIFWFRKAAEQGDVTAQFNLGALYGTGKGIAQDDHQAIFWFHKAAEQGDAAAQFNLGVLYSQGKGVAQDNSQAYVWFSVAAANGQSKATDDRNHVAEKLSKSQLAAAQKLAGQYCEKYQSRR, encoded by the coding sequence ATGCGCCATGCACGCTCCCTCTTTTTTGCGTTTTTCTTACTACAGCCAGTCAGCGATACGTTTGCCTCGCTGGATCCAATAGCGACTCAGAGAATAGTCGAACAGAGTATTGCCGCTGCCCAACAGGCTGCTTCCCAGTACCGCAAGGCTGCCGAGCATGGTGATGCTGCTGCCGAATTTAACCTCGGAGCCTGCTATGCCAGCGGTCTAGGGGTGTCGCAGGACGCCCAACAGGCTGTTTATTGGTACCGCAAGGCCGCTGAGCAGGGATATTCCGCTGCCCAGAATAACCTAGGCGCCAGCTATGCCAGCGGTCAGGGTGTTGCACAGGACTACCAGCAGGCGGTCTATTGGTACCGCAAGGCTGCGGAGCAGGGTGAGGTCACTGCCCAGACTAGCCTTGGAGTCCGCTATGCCGCCGGCCAAGGGGTCGAGAAGGACTACCAGCAGGCGGTCTATTGGTACCGCAAGGCCGCTGAGCAAGGTCATGCCGCTGCCCAGAACAACCTCGGAGTTCGCTATGCCACCGGCCAAGGGGTGGCGCAGGACTACCAGCAGGCAATTTCCTGGTACCGCAAGGCCGCTGAGCAAGGTTATGCCACTGCCCAGGACAACCTCGGAGTCCGGTACGCCTACGGCGGAGGAGTCACGAAGGACTACGAGCAGGCGGTTTTCTGGTACCGCAAGGCCGCTGAGCAGGGTGATGCCGCTGCCCAGGACCACCTTGGAGTCCGGTACGCCTACGGCGGAGGGGTCGAGAAGGACTACCAGCAGGCGGTTTTCTGGTTCCGCAAGGCAGCTGAGCAAGGTAATGCCGCTGCGCAGGGCGACCTCGGCGTCCGCTACGAGACCGGACAAGGGGTCGTGCAGGACTACGAGCAGGCGGTTTTCTGGTACCGCAAGGCCGCTGAGCAAGGTCATGCCGCTGCCCAGAACAACCTCGGAGCGTGCTATGGCACCGGACAGGGAGTTGCGCAGGACTCCCAGCAGGCAATTTTCTGGTTCCGTAAAGCCGCTGAGCAGGGTGATGTAACGGCCCAGTTCAACCTAGGGGCCCTCTACGGGACCGGCAAAGGGATTGCGCAGGATGACCACCAGGCAATTTTCTGGTTCCACAAGGCCGCTGAGCAGGGGGATGCAGCCGCCCAGTTCAATCTTGGAGTCCTCTACTCCCAGGGCAAGGGAGTGGCTCAGGATAATAGCCAAGCGTATGTTTGGTTTTCTGTTGCGGCTGCTAATGGCCAGTCAAAAGCCACAGATGATCGAAATCATGTAGCTGAAAAACTATCCAA